The Leptospira sp. WS39.C2 genome contains a region encoding:
- a CDS encoding nucleoside 2-deoxyribosyltransferase, protein MSETIYCSGPMFSPEELSTMASIATTLESAGFKTYLPQRDGIEVAKVMALVNTPIISGEIFRDIMIFVQKAVFTMDVYQVVERCDATVFNMNGRPADDGSISETGISFAVGKPIVIYKNDPRTEFNGLDNPLLTGLSYNWKYVTDITKIPTSLKDMILKVNSAGENLYLKNPPPMVKITLEVGKEVWEILQIIRFFEHKDKDLVAILKILMEKLKSSVRFMKYLEG, encoded by the coding sequence ATGAGCGAAACAATTTATTGTTCTGGGCCAATGTTTAGTCCTGAAGAACTGAGTACAATGGCAAGTATTGCAACAACACTTGAATCAGCAGGTTTTAAAACATACCTACCACAAAGGGATGGGATCGAAGTGGCGAAAGTAATGGCCCTAGTCAATACCCCTATTATCTCAGGTGAAATCTTTCGAGACATTATGATTTTTGTCCAGAAAGCAGTTTTCACAATGGATGTTTACCAAGTGGTGGAACGATGTGATGCAACTGTATTTAATATGAATGGCCGACCAGCTGACGATGGTTCTATTTCCGAAACTGGCATATCCTTTGCGGTTGGAAAACCAATTGTAATTTATAAAAATGATCCAAGAACTGAATTTAATGGATTAGATAACCCTCTCCTAACAGGACTTAGTTATAATTGGAAATATGTCACAGATATAACTAAGATACCCACAAGTCTTAAAGACATGATTTTAAAAGTAAATTCAGCCGGTGAAAACCTCTACCTAAAAAATCCCCCTCCAATGGTAAAAATAACGTTAGAAGTGGGAAAGGAAGTTTGGGAAATTCTACAAATCATTCGTTTTTTTGAACACAAAGATAAGGATTTAGTGGCCATCTTAAAAATTCTTATGGAGAAATTAAAATCTTCTGTACGATTTATGAAATACTTAGAAGGATAA